In the Lysinibacillus sp. PLM2 genome, one interval contains:
- a CDS encoding DNA-binding protein, which produces MTIGEQLRSLRKTQKMTLKTLSEKTGVSISFLSQVERNKCNVTLESLRKISDALNVNPSIFFANSKHDSSSSNFPFFYEDLSMKMKGASFHPILVTLHPEENQGTEFTHFGHEFIYVLSGSLTVSIEGKIYELNKRDSIMLDSSKNHYWWNNSDTDVQFLLVSTL; this is translated from the coding sequence ATGACAATTGGTGAACAGCTACGATCATTAAGAAAAACACAAAAAATGACATTAAAAACTCTTTCTGAAAAAACAGGTGTTTCCATAAGTTTCTTATCACAAGTTGAAAGGAATAAATGCAATGTAACTTTAGAGTCATTAAGAAAAATAAGTGATGCCCTTAATGTTAATCCAAGTATATTTTTTGCTAACAGTAAACATGATAGTTCATCCAGTAATTTTCCCTTTTTTTATGAAGACTTATCAATGAAAATGAAAGGAGCATCCTTCCATCCAATTCTAGTAACTCTTCATCCGGAAGAAAATCAAGGTACTGAATTTACCCATTTTGGTCATGAATTTATTTATGTTTTATCTGGAAGCCTAACGGTTTCAATTGAAGGGAAAATATACGAATTAAATAAAAGGGATTCCATTATGCTTGATTCAAGTAAAAATCATTACTGGTGGAACAATAGTGATACAGATGTTCAATTTCTCCTTGTTTCGACTCTATAA
- a CDS encoding MFS transporter produces the protein MSKSQMTRVWIASLVGSSIEWFDYFLYGTVAALVFNQVFFAAEDPTVGLMLAYASFALAFFIRPLGGIIFSHIGDRIGRKKTLVLTLTIMGVATVLMGLLPTYEAIGVAAPILLITLRLIQGIGIGGEWGGSVLLAVEYAPKDKRGFFGAFPQMGVTIGMFLGSGALTFITSVVSAEAFVAWGWRVPFIASALLVVFGLWIRKGLDETPSFKKVQESGNIPKLPIVDIFKTQWKEVFIAVGGKVVETAPFYIFATFIVSYGTSNLGFSNTEVLVAVMIATIITTILMPFMGGLSDKFGRKKVYIFGTVAMLLYAFPYFWLLEQRTFATLLIATILGLGIIWAPITAVLGTMFSEIFDAKVRYTGVSLGYQIGAAVAGGTAPLVATALLVQFNNSYIPVALYIILTSLISLLAVWAVKEKSNQELDEFEEENTKEKSIVENETTAIN, from the coding sequence GTGAGTAAAAGTCAAATGACGAGAGTTTGGATTGCAAGTTTAGTAGGTAGTTCAATTGAATGGTTTGATTACTTCCTTTATGGTACTGTTGCCGCACTGGTATTTAACCAAGTGTTCTTCGCAGCAGAGGATCCAACTGTAGGTTTAATGCTGGCCTATGCATCATTTGCTTTAGCGTTTTTTATTCGTCCGTTAGGTGGAATCATTTTCAGTCATATTGGGGATAGAATTGGACGGAAAAAAACACTTGTATTAACACTTACAATAATGGGTGTTGCAACAGTTTTAATGGGACTACTCCCAACTTATGAAGCGATTGGTGTTGCTGCACCCATACTTTTAATTACATTGCGTTTAATACAAGGTATTGGTATTGGGGGTGAATGGGGAGGTTCAGTATTACTTGCTGTTGAATATGCCCCTAAAGACAAACGTGGCTTTTTTGGTGCCTTCCCACAGATGGGCGTAACAATTGGGATGTTTCTTGGGTCTGGGGCATTAACCTTCATTACTTCCGTTGTTTCGGCTGAGGCCTTTGTAGCTTGGGGCTGGAGAGTACCTTTTATTGCTAGTGCATTATTAGTTGTTTTCGGGCTTTGGATTCGTAAAGGACTCGATGAAACACCATCCTTTAAAAAGGTACAAGAATCAGGAAATATACCGAAATTACCGATTGTCGATATTTTTAAAACTCAATGGAAGGAAGTATTTATAGCTGTAGGAGGTAAAGTGGTAGAAACAGCGCCTTTTTATATTTTTGCAACCTTCATCGTTTCCTATGGAACGAGCAATTTAGGGTTCTCTAACACGGAAGTATTGGTAGCGGTTATGATTGCTACCATTATTACGACGATTCTTATGCCGTTCATGGGTGGGCTTTCTGATAAGTTTGGTCGTAAGAAGGTTTACATTTTTGGGACAGTCGCAATGCTACTCTATGCATTCCCGTATTTTTGGTTGTTAGAACAAAGAACCTTTGCTACTTTACTAATTGCAACAATTTTAGGATTAGGGATTATATGGGCACCAATTACAGCAGTGTTAGGTACGATGTTTTCGGAAATCTTTGATGCCAAAGTTCGTTATACTGGAGTATCTTTAGGTTATCAGATTGGTGCGGCTGTAGCAGGTGGTACAGCTCCGTTAGTTGCGACTGCGCTTCTTGTACAGTTTAACAATTCTTATATACCAGTAGCGTTATATATTATTTTGACTTCACTTATTTCATTGTTGGCCGTTTGGGCTGTTAAAGAGAAGAGCAATCAAGAGCTAGATGAGTTTGAAGAAGAGAATACAAAAGAAAAATCCATAGTAGAAAATGAAACAACGGCAATAAATTAA
- a CDS encoding ornithine cyclodeaminase produces the protein MIVLNQKDIMSFYHMEDAVKDVRDILLAKVANKVQSPHRTVLEFPKKGATSIYMPSADIENDVAAVKVVTIFPNNPSMNLPTTQGIIVLTSTENGEHLSVMNASYLTRLRTGAMTALATESLARKDANVLTVIGTGAMAFEQTIGVLVIRNINQIFLFNRTIEKAHQFSEKLKAYGVDIPIEITSNVNEAVSRADIICCATKSRTPVFNGDFLKRGTHVNGVGSYLPYMHEIDRTTIAKSSKIVVDDIHGAKDEAGELIDAEENGVWSFNNVYGELESLVSGHLKGRENEEEITFFKSVGASYYDLAVAKGVYKKAIDLNKGLAIEV, from the coding sequence TTGATCGTTTTAAATCAAAAAGATATTATGAGTTTTTACCATATGGAAGATGCTGTAAAGGATGTAAGAGATATTCTATTAGCGAAAGTAGCAAATAAAGTGCAATCACCACATCGAACAGTATTAGAGTTTCCAAAGAAAGGTGCAACATCTATTTATATGCCGAGTGCTGATATAGAAAATGATGTGGCGGCAGTAAAAGTAGTAACGATTTTCCCTAACAATCCTTCAATGAATCTCCCTACAACCCAAGGTATTATTGTATTAACAAGTACTGAAAATGGGGAACATCTTTCAGTTATGAATGCTTCCTATTTAACAAGACTTCGAACAGGTGCAATGACGGCATTAGCAACTGAATCACTTGCAAGGAAAGATGCTAATGTCCTAACGGTAATTGGCACAGGTGCAATGGCTTTTGAACAAACGATTGGTGTATTAGTTATTCGAAATATCAATCAAATCTTTTTATTTAACAGAACAATTGAAAAGGCACATCAATTTAGTGAAAAATTAAAAGCATATGGCGTAGATATTCCAATTGAAATCACATCCAATGTGAATGAAGCTGTTAGTAGAGCAGATATTATATGCTGTGCAACAAAATCGCGTACACCAGTGTTTAATGGGGATTTTTTGAAACGAGGAACGCATGTAAACGGTGTAGGCTCCTATTTGCCCTATATGCATGAAATTGATCGAACGACCATTGCAAAGTCTTCGAAAATTGTCGTTGATGACATTCATGGTGCAAAAGACGAAGCGGGCGAATTAATAGACGCCGAGGAGAATGGTGTATGGTCGTTTAATAATGTATATGGTGAATTAGAATCATTAGTTAGTGGGCATTTAAAGGGCAGAGAAAATGAAGAAGAGATCACCTTCTTTAAATCTGTAGGAGCATCCTACTATGATTTAGCCGTTGCAAAAGGTGTCTATAAAAAAGCGATAGATTTAAACAAAGGGTTAGCGATTGAAGTGTAA